One genomic window of Paraburkholderia phytofirmans PsJN includes the following:
- a CDS encoding porin: MCNQATSMAIGLCASIVLACTSQATMAQSSVTLYGILDVSVQLTTRADGQHSAINLQNYGSVPTIFGLHGSEDLGGGVSAIFELSQSFSMTNGKSGIPGDAFGWQSYVGLKGGFGTVTAGRQFSVLFDETVMFDPTYFAAYGGQAQLNPLSDIIVNNSIKYLSNSYGGFVFEGLISTDGVAGNFASGRTLELGMQYSRGPFNMSVALREKNGSEMETAGSSGKTERIGVIGAAYKIGPATLLAGVERTTGDLSPVKTVIWGGGRYDVTPALQFRAAVYQTLSKNPQTGDPTLYVAGAVYSLSVRTQTYLNVGYSRNSAHSSQTVYEYGDAPLNGANQFAVMLGITHKF; encoded by the coding sequence ATGTGCAACCAAGCAACGTCAATGGCCATTGGATTGTGTGCTTCCATCGTTCTGGCATGTACGTCGCAAGCGACGATGGCGCAGAGTAGCGTGACTCTTTACGGAATTTTGGATGTGAGCGTTCAGCTTACAACGCGCGCGGACGGACAGCATTCCGCAATTAATCTTCAAAACTATGGGAGCGTACCTACGATCTTTGGGTTACATGGGTCAGAGGATTTGGGCGGGGGGGTATCTGCAATATTTGAGCTCTCTCAATCATTTAGTATGACTAATGGAAAATCAGGAATCCCGGGTGATGCATTTGGGTGGCAGAGCTATGTCGGCCTCAAAGGGGGCTTTGGAACTGTGACGGCTGGACGACAGTTTTCTGTTCTCTTTGACGAGACAGTAATGTTTGATCCGACCTACTTCGCCGCATATGGTGGGCAGGCACAGCTCAATCCGCTATCGGACATTATTGTGAACAACTCGATAAAGTATCTATCGAACAGCTATGGCGGCTTCGTCTTCGAGGGGTTGATATCGACCGATGGTGTTGCAGGAAATTTCGCATCTGGGCGTACCCTGGAACTTGGAATGCAATACAGCCGCGGCCCGTTTAATATGAGTGTGGCTCTGCGGGAGAAAAATGGTTCAGAGATGGAAACCGCAGGCAGCTCGGGGAAGACTGAGAGGATCGGTGTGATTGGCGCTGCGTATAAGATCGGCCCCGCAACGCTACTCGCGGGTGTCGAGCGCACGACCGGAGATTTGTCACCTGTCAAAACGGTTATTTGGGGCGGGGGTCGCTACGATGTCACACCGGCTCTCCAATTCCGGGCTGCCGTCTATCAGACGCTTTCAAAAAATCCGCAGACTGGCGATCCAACGTTATATGTCGCAGGGGCTGTCTATTCGCTATCCGTTCGTACACAAACTTACCTGAATGTTGGGTACTCCAGGAACTCTGCTCATAGTTCTCAGACGGTTTATGAATATGGTGATGCTCCACTTAATGGAGCGAATCAGTTCGCGGTGATGTTGGGGATTACACATAAATTCTGA
- a CDS encoding group II intron maturase-specific domain-containing protein → MTNTSNEVLESRVLPAIRRFMAERGLELAEEKTRTAHIAEGFDFRGQTMRKYDGKLLISPAKKSITSLLENVRGIIKGNASAAQEALIQQLNRVIRGRVMYHRHIVAKTTFSLFDSHVWRLPWKRATSRHPTKGTRCVKKRYFRINGPRSWDFATKGR, encoded by the coding sequence GTGACCAACACTTCGAATGAAGTGCTCGAATCCAGAGTTCTGCCTGCTATCCGGCGCTTCATGGCTGAGCGTGGGCTGGAACTTGCGGAGGAGAAAACCCGGACCGCGCATATAGCGGAGGGTTTCGATTTCCGTGGCCAGACCATGCGCAAGTACGACGGCAAACTGCTGATCAGTCCAGCGAAGAAGAGCATCACATCGTTGCTTGAGAACGTCAGAGGAATCATCAAGGGTAATGCGAGCGCCGCTCAGGAAGCGTTGATACAGCAACTCAACCGGGTGATCCGCGGACGGGTGATGTATCACCGTCATATTGTGGCGAAAACGACCTTCTCATTGTTCGACTCGCACGTCTGGCGACTGCCCTGGAAGCGGGCAACGAGTAGGCATCCCACGAAAGGAACACGGTGCGTCAAGAAGAGATATTTCCGCATAAACGGACCCAGGTCTTGGGACTTTGCGACGAAGGGCCGCTGA
- a CDS encoding phospholipase C encodes MFSRAFLFGVSGIAMAVSLYACGGSGSNGLTPVSAQNQLTTATPIKHVVVIYNENVSFDHYFATYPNATNPSGEPAFTAAAGTPSVNGLSGTLLTNNPNFINTLNGAGATNPFRLDRTQAATADQNHAYTAEQQAYNNGAADLFPKFTGKGSSGGAGAFATTGQVMGYYDGNTVTAMWNWAQHFAMSDNAYTDTFGPSTPGALEVVAGQTNGVQLVKTSQQPFNLTTASHSYYVNDGQGGVTLINDVDPANDLCSSTTDQILMSGKNIGDLLNAKGITWGGFMGGFNLATTNSNGTTGCKRSTVTPAVGQPTADYIPHHNWFQYYASTANPQHLRPSATAAIGYTLQSDGKTVDPANHQYDSDDFFAAVKAGNYPSVSFIKAPAFQDGHAGYSDPLDEQAFTAKVVNFLQQQPDWKSTAVIVAWDDSDGWYDHAYANPTSSSFDAQADQLNGAGKCGTGTAPNGVNGAAVNGRCGPGTRIPFLVISPWAKVNYVDHTPISQASVVRFIEDNWLGSQRIGGGSFDATAGSIMGLFNFSGSGNNPTVFVDPNLGSVVSSVPAI; translated from the coding sequence ATGTTTTCCCGAGCTTTCCTGTTTGGTGTATCAGGCATCGCAATGGCAGTCTCACTGTACGCATGCGGTGGCAGCGGTTCAAATGGGCTTACGCCCGTGAGCGCACAAAATCAGTTGACGACGGCGACGCCCATCAAACACGTCGTTGTGATTTACAACGAGAACGTCTCTTTCGACCACTACTTCGCAACCTACCCGAATGCGACGAATCCGTCGGGTGAACCCGCGTTCACGGCCGCCGCGGGCACGCCGTCGGTGAATGGTTTGAGCGGCACATTGCTGACCAACAATCCAAACTTCATCAATACGCTGAACGGCGCGGGCGCCACGAATCCGTTCCGGCTGGACCGTACGCAAGCGGCGACGGCCGACCAGAATCACGCTTACACCGCGGAACAGCAAGCGTATAACAATGGGGCGGCGGACCTGTTCCCGAAGTTCACGGGTAAGGGCTCGAGCGGTGGCGCAGGCGCTTTTGCTACGACCGGACAGGTAATGGGCTACTACGACGGCAACACCGTCACCGCCATGTGGAACTGGGCTCAGCACTTCGCGATGAGCGACAACGCTTACACCGATACGTTCGGACCGTCGACGCCCGGTGCACTGGAAGTTGTCGCAGGCCAGACGAACGGCGTGCAACTCGTCAAAACCAGCCAGCAGCCTTTCAATCTGACGACAGCCTCGCACTCTTACTACGTCAATGACGGGCAGGGAGGCGTGACATTAATCAACGATGTCGACCCGGCAAACGACCTGTGCTCCAGCACGACCGACCAGATTCTTATGTCCGGCAAGAACATCGGTGATCTGCTCAACGCCAAGGGCATCACGTGGGGCGGCTTCATGGGTGGCTTCAACCTGGCGACGACCAACAGCAACGGTACAACCGGCTGTAAACGCAGTACAGTCACACCGGCGGTTGGTCAGCCGACGGCCGATTACATCCCGCACCACAACTGGTTCCAGTACTACGCGTCGACGGCAAACCCGCAACATTTGCGTCCCAGCGCGACAGCAGCCATCGGGTACACCCTCCAGTCGGACGGCAAGACTGTCGATCCGGCCAATCACCAATACGATTCTGACGATTTCTTCGCAGCGGTGAAGGCCGGAAACTATCCATCCGTCAGCTTCATCAAGGCACCTGCCTTCCAGGACGGTCACGCTGGCTACTCCGACCCGCTCGACGAGCAGGCGTTCACTGCGAAAGTCGTCAACTTCCTGCAGCAGCAGCCTGACTGGAAGAGCACCGCGGTTATCGTCGCGTGGGACGATTCGGACGGCTGGTACGACCATGCCTATGCGAATCCCACAAGCTCGTCGTTCGACGCTCAGGCGGACCAGTTGAACGGCGCTGGCAAGTGCGGTACGGGAACCGCTCCGAACGGCGTAAACGGTGCGGCAGTCAATGGTCGCTGCGGCCCGGGCACGCGTATCCCGTTCCTCGTGATTTCGCCGTGGGCAAAGGTCAACTATGTTGATCACACGCCGATTAGCCAGGCATCCGTGGTTCGCTTCATCGAAGACAACTGGCTGGGCAGCCAACGCATCGGCGGCGGCTCCTTCGACGCTACGGCGGGCAGCATCATGGGCCTGTTCAACTTCAGCGGCTCGGGCAACAACCCGACGGTGTTCGTCGATCCGAACCTGGGCTCGGTAGTCTCTTCCGTACCTGCCATCTAA
- a CDS encoding sialidase family protein, protein MTWQKMSFLRHVSFVILSFLSVQSSAKSGNNSDAIVSTEVVNPPQNIAFCHASTVAFSQGHLVAAWLAGSKEAANDVGVWVARFSGNQWSPPVRVADGRSPDGEALTVINPILFSPKRGPLMLFYRRGKLPADWHPLRMTSLDGGATWTKPVALDPGISGPAKDKPVELSNGVVIAGSSTEYDGWKIHFERSMDGGNTWHVVYPAVGLPTVQAIQPTILDHRHGQLQALVRTKSGFVFSTKSSDWGKTWSALARLDIPNSNSGLDAVTLTDGRDLIVTNPLPYVEGRWDRHKLSVLISADHQTYRDVLDLENEAGQEFSYPAVIQSPDGMVHITYTWKKIYIKHVVLDPKRIYASRSTLSAATGHQ, encoded by the coding sequence ATGACGTGGCAAAAAATGTCATTTTTGCGACACGTATCTTTCGTTATCCTTTCCTTCTTATCCGTACAATCGTCTGCAAAAAGCGGAAATAATTCTGATGCGATCGTATCCACGGAAGTCGTAAATCCTCCGCAGAACATTGCGTTTTGTCATGCTTCGACGGTCGCATTTTCGCAAGGCCATTTGGTGGCGGCATGGCTGGCCGGCAGCAAAGAAGCGGCGAACGACGTTGGTGTCTGGGTGGCGCGCTTCTCTGGCAATCAATGGAGCCCGCCTGTGCGCGTCGCAGACGGTCGCTCGCCTGACGGTGAAGCGCTGACGGTAATTAACCCCATTCTCTTTTCGCCCAAACGCGGTCCTTTGATGTTGTTCTACAGGCGAGGGAAACTGCCAGCTGATTGGCATCCTCTGCGGATGACCTCGCTTGACGGCGGCGCCACATGGACGAAACCCGTTGCTCTTGACCCAGGTATCTCTGGGCCGGCGAAAGACAAGCCCGTCGAGTTATCAAATGGAGTCGTGATAGCAGGAAGCAGCACCGAGTATGACGGATGGAAAATCCACTTCGAGCGTTCCATGGATGGCGGCAATACGTGGCATGTCGTGTACCCGGCGGTCGGGCTACCTACGGTTCAAGCGATCCAGCCCACAATTCTTGACCATCGTCACGGGCAGTTGCAGGCGCTAGTTCGAACGAAAAGCGGCTTTGTATTCAGCACCAAGTCGAGCGATTGGGGGAAGACGTGGAGTGCTCTCGCGCGGTTAGATATTCCTAACTCAAATTCTGGTCTGGACGCGGTGACCTTGACTGACGGCCGCGACCTGATCGTCACGAATCCTCTGCCTTACGTCGAAGGTCGTTGGGACCGACACAAGCTGTCTGTCTTGATCTCGGCAGACCATCAGACTTATCGCGACGTGTTGGACCTTGAGAACGAGGCGGGTCAGGAGTTTTCGTATCCCGCAGTAATTCAGTCCCCGGACGGGATGGTTCACATTACCTACACATGGAAAAAGATTTATATCAAGCATGTCGTGCTTGATCCGAAGCGAATCTACGCGTCCCGTTCAACGCTGTCAGCCGCGACCGGCCATCAATAG
- a CDS encoding DUF1007 family protein has protein sequence MPIRAQAVGVHDLSDDLCKQSYEAVAMARFDDRSCSQQIFMINSVVDLLRKRVLVLQHAAAAACCMLVAAPLAAHPHVWITYASVAQMHGSTLNAVQEKWTFSQGFPVSIVGDLADMPKAGSLGPRYVNIFKQQAFDSLKGADYFTHVFVDGKPVRFGEPRNFAVSIDDGRIVYTFELPLADKVDVRLAQVQLGIWDETFFVDFQPPPKGALPVVFDAAAPKTCTAQPLEDKAHPIFGGTIYPLSVKLAC, from the coding sequence GTGCCAATCCGTGCTCAAGCTGTTGGTGTTCACGATTTATCTGACGATCTGTGCAAGCAGTCCTACGAGGCCGTCGCAATGGCCCGTTTCGATGACCGTTCGTGTTCCCAACAGATTTTCATGATCAATAGCGTTGTCGACTTGCTCCGCAAGCGCGTTCTTGTTTTGCAGCACGCTGCAGCCGCAGCGTGCTGCATGCTCGTTGCAGCCCCGCTCGCCGCTCACCCCCATGTGTGGATCACGTATGCGAGCGTCGCGCAAATGCACGGCTCGACGCTCAACGCTGTGCAAGAGAAGTGGACCTTTTCGCAAGGGTTCCCGGTGTCGATAGTGGGCGACCTGGCTGACATGCCAAAAGCCGGGTCGCTTGGACCCAGGTACGTCAATATCTTCAAGCAGCAGGCTTTCGATTCACTGAAGGGCGCGGATTACTTCACCCATGTCTTCGTCGACGGCAAGCCGGTGCGCTTCGGCGAGCCGCGCAATTTCGCCGTCTCCATCGACGATGGCCGAATTGTCTATACGTTCGAACTGCCACTCGCGGATAAAGTGGACGTGCGGCTCGCTCAGGTGCAACTGGGGATATGGGACGAAACGTTCTTTGTCGATTTTCAGCCACCGCCAAAGGGCGCCTTGCCTGTTGTATTCGACGCAGCCGCTCCGAAGACCTGTACCGCGCAACCGCTCGAGGATAAAGCTCACCCGATATTCGGCGGTACTATTTATCCGCTCTCGGTGAAGCTCGCATGCTGA
- a CDS encoding nickel/cobalt transporter yields MIVAARSVGAQTVDVFGRTSTGTPSAANVQTPASQTAPEDHLVALEPLRRAVAASIALQSRLNAQLQDKLAEQRNGANMQAAWILMLLSFGYGVLHALGPGHGKLVIGTYLISHRARVGHAVALSMWSACVQAISAICLVGGAAWLAHAGLGGVMTHAATLDLVSYFSLLCVGLFTAWSIVTRRDCCDEGRVTLVHKRRPGLFATEHADDDTQQGAYLAVRMPPRRRSINWTWADKRAGNTWIARQIVLTGLAVGARPCVGAIFVLIAALANGIFIIGVLSVFTMAAGVSLTVLAIGLASLGMNRAVSSRSVARREALQTIRTRFALAGAVFITLFAAWQVFALLAGWQVAGLV; encoded by the coding sequence GTGATCGTCGCCGCCCGCAGCGTCGGGGCACAGACAGTCGATGTGTTTGGCAGGACATCGACTGGGACACCCAGCGCCGCCAACGTTCAGACTCCGGCGTCTCAGACGGCTCCGGAGGATCATCTCGTCGCGCTGGAGCCATTACGGCGCGCGGTCGCGGCCAGCATCGCTCTGCAGAGCCGCCTGAATGCCCAGCTTCAGGACAAGCTCGCCGAGCAACGCAACGGCGCGAACATGCAGGCTGCCTGGATCCTCATGTTGCTGTCATTCGGCTACGGCGTCCTGCATGCGCTCGGGCCCGGACATGGCAAGCTGGTCATTGGCACATATCTGATTTCGCACCGTGCGCGCGTGGGCCATGCGGTTGCGCTCAGTATGTGGAGCGCGTGTGTGCAAGCGATCTCCGCGATCTGCCTGGTCGGTGGTGCGGCGTGGCTTGCACACGCGGGGCTAGGCGGCGTGATGACGCACGCGGCGACACTCGATCTGGTCAGCTATTTTTCGCTACTATGCGTCGGTCTCTTCACTGCCTGGTCGATCGTGACGCGCCGCGACTGTTGCGACGAAGGGCGTGTCACGCTCGTCCACAAACGCCGCCCGGGGCTCTTCGCGACGGAGCACGCCGACGACGACACCCAGCAGGGCGCCTATCTGGCTGTACGGATGCCACCGCGCCGGCGCTCGATCAACTGGACATGGGCGGACAAGAGGGCAGGGAATACCTGGATCGCGCGTCAGATCGTCCTGACCGGGTTGGCGGTGGGCGCGAGGCCTTGCGTCGGTGCGATCTTTGTTCTCATCGCGGCGCTTGCCAACGGCATATTCATAATCGGCGTCCTGTCGGTGTTCACGATGGCCGCGGGGGTGTCGTTGACCGTATTGGCAATTGGTCTGGCGAGCCTCGGTATGAACCGGGCGGTGTCGAGCCGGAGTGTCGCGCGCAGGGAGGCACTACAAACGATCCGTACGCGCTTCGCGCTCGCGGGCGCAGTTTTCATCACGCTGTTCGCTGCCTGGCAGGTGTTCGCGCTACTGGCCGGCTGGCAGGTAGCCGGGCTCGTATGA
- a CDS encoding SUMF1/EgtB/PvdO family nonheme iron enzyme, producing the protein MNRDPAPHHPLVQRLIEARQVTDALFSIVKPEFLYERPIRERHRIVFYIGHLEAFDRNLFDQRLCDLPAFDPQLDQLFAFGIDPVDGGFPTDQPGDWPSLDVVRSYGLRAREQIDRELDALTHAAGLGRNGAQADASEQLLNVAIEHRLMHAETLAYMLHQLPLAQKVTELREPVVTRAESRDALSSMVSIPAGATVLGMPRDGGRFGWDNEFGEMRVEVPAFEMDRHMVTNGAFREFIEAGGYREPKWWSEKDWAWKEAEHIEHPACWSRHEAGGEGDAWTLRTMFDEVPLPLDWPAYVSHAEASAYARWAGKALPTEAQWQRAAHGAPHAASGNFDFRSWDPRPVDEYPDNVSAFGVEGQFGNGWEWTSTVFDALPGFEAFPFYLGYSANFFDGQHYVIKGGSARTAQCMLRPAFRNWFQPHYQYVYAGFRCVRSCE; encoded by the coding sequence ATGAATCGCGACCCCGCCCCGCATCACCCGCTCGTGCAGCGCCTGATCGAAGCGCGTCAAGTGACTGACGCACTGTTTTCCATCGTCAAACCCGAGTTTCTGTACGAACGGCCGATCCGCGAGCGCCACCGGATCGTGTTCTACATCGGCCATCTGGAGGCTTTCGATCGTAATCTGTTCGATCAACGCCTCTGCGATCTGCCGGCGTTCGATCCACAGCTCGACCAGCTTTTTGCCTTCGGCATCGATCCCGTCGACGGCGGTTTTCCGACCGATCAACCAGGTGACTGGCCATCGCTCGACGTCGTGCGCAGCTACGGCTTGCGTGCGCGCGAGCAGATCGACCGCGAGCTCGATGCGCTAACGCACGCCGCGGGACTCGGCCGCAACGGCGCGCAAGCCGACGCCTCCGAGCAATTGCTGAACGTGGCGATCGAGCATCGGTTGATGCATGCTGAAACGCTGGCGTACATGCTTCATCAGTTACCGCTGGCGCAGAAGGTCACCGAATTGCGCGAGCCTGTCGTGACGCGCGCGGAATCGCGGGACGCGTTGTCGTCGATGGTCAGCATACCGGCCGGCGCAACGGTGCTCGGCATGCCACGTGACGGCGGACGCTTCGGGTGGGACAACGAGTTCGGCGAAATGCGGGTCGAAGTGCCGGCCTTCGAAATGGACCGCCATATGGTGACGAATGGCGCGTTCCGCGAGTTCATCGAGGCAGGCGGCTATCGCGAACCGAAGTGGTGGTCGGAGAAGGATTGGGCGTGGAAGGAGGCCGAGCACATCGAGCATCCCGCGTGCTGGTCGCGGCACGAGGCCGGCGGCGAAGGTGACGCATGGACGTTGCGCACCATGTTCGACGAAGTGCCGCTGCCGCTCGACTGGCCCGCGTATGTGAGCCACGCCGAAGCCAGCGCGTACGCACGGTGGGCAGGCAAAGCATTACCGACCGAGGCGCAATGGCAACGTGCGGCACACGGCGCGCCGCACGCCGCGTCGGGCAATTTCGACTTTCGCAGCTGGGATCCGCGACCTGTCGATGAGTATCCGGACAATGTCAGCGCGTTCGGCGTGGAAGGTCAATTCGGCAATGGCTGGGAGTGGACCTCGACGGTGTTCGATGCGCTGCCCGGCTTCGAAGCTTTTCCGTTCTATCTAGGCTATTCGGCCAACTTTTTCGATGGTCAGCACTATGTGATCAAAGGTGGATCGGCGCGCACCGCGCAATGCATGCTGCGGCCGGCTTTCCGGAATTGGTTTCAGCCGCATTACCAGTATGTGTATGCGGGGTTTCGGTGTGTGAGGTCATGTGAATAA
- a CDS encoding helix-turn-helix domain-containing protein, whose product MRQLCMPQGLSPEELMKLETLICSARSVQRGEALYRSGDRFDNIYAVRSGSMKTVMTHRDGREQVTGLRLAGEALGLDGISDDVHACSALALEDSTVCIVPYTALKSLCREIGSMQERMHKLLGEQIVREAAQMMVLGSLSADERVAAFLLDVSERNARRGYSSAEFNLRMTREDMGSYLGMTLETVSRTLSRFQKRGLIDTQGKHIRIVDLDGLRQV is encoded by the coding sequence ATGCGGCAACTCTGCATGCCCCAAGGTTTGTCGCCCGAGGAATTGATGAAGCTCGAAACGCTCATCTGTTCCGCGCGTTCCGTCCAACGCGGCGAAGCGCTGTATCGCAGTGGCGACCGCTTCGACAACATCTACGCCGTGCGTTCCGGTTCGATGAAAACCGTCATGACGCACCGCGACGGCCGCGAACAGGTCACCGGCTTGCGGCTCGCGGGCGAAGCGCTCGGCCTCGACGGCATCAGCGACGACGTGCACGCCTGCAGCGCGCTGGCCCTCGAAGACAGTACGGTCTGCATCGTCCCCTATACCGCGCTCAAGTCGCTGTGCCGCGAAATCGGTTCGATGCAGGAACGTATGCACAAACTGCTGGGCGAGCAGATCGTGCGCGAAGCCGCGCAGATGATGGTGCTCGGTTCGCTCTCGGCGGACGAACGGGTCGCGGCATTCCTGCTCGACGTCTCCGAGCGCAACGCGCGGCGCGGTTATTCGTCGGCGGAATTCAATCTGCGCATGACACGCGAGGACATGGGCAGTTACCTCGGCATGACGCTCGAAACCGTGAGCCGCACCCTGTCAAGATTTCAAAAGCGCGGCCTGATCGACACACAGGGCAAGCACATCCGGATCGTCGATCTGGACGGTCTGCGGCAAGTCTAG
- a CDS encoding universal stress protein: protein MYTRILVAVDGSNTSRRAFEAALALAKASGAVLQPLYVVENTPMYFEAPGYDPSVLRNRLAEEGKELGAEFAKAMAEQGVKGELVVSEASTIDDVSVVVLKAAADFNADLLVMGTHGRRGFQRLILGSVAERCVRQASLPVLLIPSAAGKSGNAD from the coding sequence ATGTACACACGCATTCTTGTAGCGGTCGACGGCAGCAACACCTCCCGCCGTGCATTCGAAGCAGCGCTCGCGCTCGCCAAAGCCAGCGGCGCGGTCTTGCAGCCGTTATATGTCGTCGAGAACACACCCATGTATTTCGAAGCGCCCGGCTATGACCCGTCCGTCTTGCGCAATCGTCTCGCCGAAGAGGGCAAGGAACTCGGCGCCGAATTCGCCAAGGCCATGGCGGAGCAAGGCGTGAAAGGCGAGCTTGTGGTGAGCGAGGCATCCACGATCGACGATGTTTCGGTCGTCGTGCTCAAAGCCGCGGCCGACTTCAACGCCGACCTGCTGGTCATGGGTACGCACGGGCGGCGCGGTTTTCAGCGCCTGATTCTCGGCAGCGTCGCCGAGCGCTGCGTGCGGCAGGCAAGCCTGCCCGTGCTGCTCATTCCGTCCGCCGCGGGCAAGTCCGGCAACGCGGACTGA